GCAGAGGGTTATGCATGTATGTTTTATCAAAAAGATTAGCAAGAGGGGGTTCGATTTTCCCTCTTCCTTCCCTTATAGACGAGGGGTCCTTTTTTGACTCCTACTAAATCAACTGGAGGTTATATCGATGAATGAGTTGAAGTTGTTTCATTTTGAAGGGCATGCCGTTCGAACGCTGCAAAAGGCTGGGGAGACCTGGTGGGTGGCGAAAGATGTCTGCGAGGTATTCGGCGAGACGAACCGCAACCGAGCCATGCGAAATCTGGATGCCGACGAAAAGGGGTATACGCAGATGACCACCCCTCGCGGCCCACAGGAAGTCGCGATTGTTAACGAACCTGGACTGTATTCGCTGTTGTTTACGATGAGACCGAAGAAAGCACGAGGGCTCACGGCAGAAGAGGTTACGGATCGGGAAAACCGGCTGAAGGCGTTTAAGCGCTGGGTCACGCACGATGTACTGCCAATGATTCGCCAACACGGCCTGTATGCAACGGAAGAGCTCCTGCAGAACCCGGATTTCCTGATCAAAACGCTGGAGGCGTTGAAAGAAACGCGCGCATATAACCAGCGGCTTGAAGAAGAGAACCGCATTCAAATCCAACAGATCGCGGAGCTTCAACCGAAGGCAAGCTATTACGATGTGGTGCTCACGTGTAAAGATGCCGTTGCGATCAGTACCATCGCAAAAGACTATGGGAAGTCCGGCAAGTGGCTGAACCGCTATTTACATGAGCGGGGCGTTCAATTTCGACAAGGGTCGACTTGGCTTTTGTACCAAAGATACGCAAGCCTGGGCTACACAACCACCCGGACGCATGCGTTCAAAGGAACTGGCGGAGAACCGCGTGCGAAGATCCATACGTACTGGACGCAAAAAGGTCGCCTCTTTATTTATGGGCTTTTGAAAGAGGACGGCATTCTTCCCCTTATTGAACAAACCCATGACGAAGACGAGGCGATGAGTCTATGAGGACATTAGCCATTGCATATGGAAACAGTCGTCAGACAAAGAAGTGGGTGAATAAAACCATCACCTTTGAAGAATTGAAGGAACGACTCAAGAAGCCGATCCGGACGACGGAATCCGTTGAAGAGTATGCCAAAATGTCGAAGGCGCAAAAGGACGATGCAAAAGATCATGGTGGCTTCGTCGCAGGTGTGTTGACGGGTGGACGCCGGAAAGTGGACACGGTGGAACGACGGTCGATGATTGCGTTGGATGGGGACCGGATCGATAGCAATTTTCTTGACACTTATGAAGAAAAGGCGCCTTATTCATCTGTTTTATACGCCACCCACAGCAGCACTGACGAGCAGCCGAGGGTACGCATCCTCTTTCCTCTTACCCGTGATGTGACGCCGGAGGAATTCGTAGCCGTTTCAAGGTACCTCGCCCAGATGTTAGGGATCGATCAGTTCGATGAATGTTCGTACCTGGTCAATCAGCTCATGTACTGGCCGAGTATGCCGGCGGACGGCACGTTTCTTTATAAGGAAGTGGACAAGGCATGGTTGGACCCCGATCAGCTATTAGCCGCTCACCCAGAATGGACTGATCCAACACAGCTCCCGACTTCTTCTCGCGAGAGTAAAGCGAACGCCGTCACCTATCAAAAGGTACTCGATCCACTTGAAAAGGAGGGTGTGGTTGGGCTATTTAATCGGGTTTACTTCCCCGTTACGAAAGCGCTGGACGCGTTCTTATCAGATGTCTACGAACCAACAGACGATGACAGCCGCTATCACTTTATTGAGTCCAGCAGCATGGCTGGTGTGGAAATCAAAGAGGATGGCAAGTTTGTCTATAGCCACCATGCCAAGGATCCGGCCTACCTTCGGTTGTGTAATGCCTTTGACATTGTCCGGATGCATCGCTTCGGTGATGACAACGAAAAGAAGTCATTTCAGGATATGTGCGATTTTGCTATGAAGATCGATGAGGTGAAAGTCTTTGCCGCGCATGAAAAGCGGCTCGAAGCGGAGGCCGATTTCTCAGATGAAGATGATGATTGGGAAACGAGGCTGATCTATAAACCGAGAACCAATGCTCTGGAAAACAGCGTGTATAACCTGAATCTGATTTTAAACCACGATCCGAATTTTGTTCATTTTGCATTCAACGAGCTCGCCAATCGCATCCAGGTCACAGGCCCGCTTCCTTGGGAGCGTCCCGAAGGAAATGTGTTTTGGCGAGAGGCGGATACGGCTCAGTTGAAGTCGGTATTGGACATCCGCTACCTGTCATTCTCAAGCAGAAACCATGACGTGGCTTTTACGAAAGTGGCGGATGATCGCCGGTTTCATCCAATCAGGGATTACTTGAATGACTTGCCGGAATGGGATGGTGTAAAGCGTGTGGAAGATCTCTTCATTACCTATCTTCAAGCGGATGATACCGACTATGTACGAGCGGTTACGAGAAAGACCTTTGCCGCAGCCGTTGCCCGCATCTATAAGCCAGGGACGAAGTTTGATAGCGTGCCCGTGCTTGACGGGGATCAAGGAATCGGCAAAAGCACGATTGTAAAAGACCTGGTCACACCGGATTTCTATTCCGAAGCTTTAAGCCTGACAGACATGGACGATAAGTCAGGAGCTGAAAAGCTGCAGGGGTTCTGGGTCGTGGAGATCGGGGAGCTTGCCGGTATGAAAAAGGCCGATATTGAAAAAGTGAAAGCGTTCCTTTCCACCTCTGATGATAAGTACCGCCCGTCTTATGGAAGAGTCGTTGAGAGCCACCCAAGGCAATGCATTATTATCGCAACCGTCAACGGTGAACGCGGCTACTTGCGTGACATCACTGGGAACCGCCGCTTTTGGATCATCAAACTGCATCAGAAAAAGCAGAAAAAATCCTGGCATTTCACAGAAGAATTCCGCCAACAGTTCTGGGCGGAAGCGAAAGCGATCTGGGAGGCCGGCGAAAAACTGTACCTTGAAGGGGATGTATTAGAAGCAGCGGAACAAGCACAGAAGGGTGCGTTGGAGGCAGACGAGCGTGTCGGGATGGTAGAAGAGTACTTGAACGTGCCTCTGCCAGCCGACTGGGCGAACATGGATCTCTTTGCCCGCCGCCATTACCTGAGCGGTAGCGAATTTGGCGAAGCAACGCGCCACGGTAAGATTCAACGAACGAGTGTCAGTAACGCGGAAATCTGGTGCGAGTGCTTTCAACGAAACCTCTCCGAGTTAAAGACCACCGACAGTTATCAAATTGCAGCACTCATGGCCCAAATCAGTGGGTGGGAACGCACCAGCACCATCAAACGTTTGCCGATTTATGGGAGGCAACGCTTGTATGACTATCAGGAGCCGTGAACACAAGAATGCGACACAACACAAGATTTCCCCTTATATTCAAAATGGTTTTTAGTAAAAAGAGAGATGGACCTGTGCGTGCACACGCGTAAGTAATTATAGGGAAATGCTTGTGATCTTGTGTATCTTGTGTCACCCAGAAGGTAAAAAAAAGACAGGTGAGGAGTGTTGGATGGTTTTTCTTACCATGTCTATCATCACCTGAAATCACGAGGTGTTCACAAGAATGCGACACAACACAAGAATTTCCCTTATATTCAAAATGGATTTTGATAAAAAGAGAGAGATGAACCTGAGCGTGCACGCGCGTAAGTAATTATAGGGAATTCTTGTGATCTTGTGTATCTTGTGTCACTCAGGAGGTAGAAAATGACTGAAAAGGATATTGAGAAACAGTTGGTTGTTTCCACTCGAACAGCGGGTGGCATGGCACCGAAGTTGGTCAGTCCCGGTTTCGATGGGATCCCTGATCGGTTGATCTTGATGCCAGGTGGTCGCATCGGCTTCGTTGAAGTGAAAGCGCCTGGTAAGCGTTTGCGACCCTTACAGGAAAAGCGAAAACGACAGTTAGAGGCGCTCGGGTTTTCGGCGTTCGTTTTAGACGGCGTTGAACAGATCCCTGAGATCCTGACTGCGATTCAAGGAGGTGGCGAGAGATGAAATTCACCGCACATGATTACCAGCAGTACGCCATTGATTTTATCTGCCAGCAGCGAATTGCAAGCCTCATCTTAGATATGGGGCTTGGGAAGACCGTCATTACGCTCACTGCATTGTTTGATTTGTTGCTTGATTCGTTTCACGTTCGAAAAGTACTGGTCGTCGCTCCGCTGCGGGTGGGGCGAGATGTCTGGCCGGAAGAGCTGGATAAGTGGGATCACCTTGAGCCATTACGGTATGAAGTAGCGATTGGGAATCCAGAGGAGCGGCTCGCGGCATTGCATCGTTCCGCTCCGATTACAATCATCAACCGGGAGAATATCACGTGGCTGATTGAAAAAAGCGGGTATCCGTTTGACTTTGATATGGTCGTGATCGATGAGTTATCCTCCTTTAAGTCTCATCAATCAAAACGATTTAAAAGCATGATGAAGGTCCGCTCAAAAGTAACGAGAATCGTTGGGCTCACGGGAACGCCTTCATCGAACGGCTTGATGGACCTTTGGGCGGAGTATCGTCTGTTGGATAAAGGAGAGCGGCTTGGACGTTTCATCAGCCATTACCGTGATGCCTTCTTTGAACCCGATAAACGGAATCAACAAGTGATTTTCACCTACAAGCTGAAACCAGGCGCTGAAGAGCAGATTTATGAACGGATACAGGACATTACCATTAGCATGAAAGGCAGTGATCACTTGTCGCTTCCACCTTTGATTGTCAATGAACGTCACGTGCAGCTCTCGGAGAAAGAGATGGCAAGGATCGAAGCGATCAAACGTGACCTCATTATCACCGTTGAGGGGGAAGACATTACCGCCTCGAACGCAGCGGCACTGTCGGGTAAACTTCTACAGATGGCGAACGGAGCCGTCTATGACGACCAGGGGCAACCCATTGCCATTCATGAACGAAAACTGGATGCCTTAGAGGATATGGTCGAAGCGGCGAATGGCAAACCAGTCCTTATCGCGTATTGGTTTAAACACGACTTAGATCGGATTCAAGCCTGGATTGAAGCCACGGTGTTGTCCAACGCAGCCTCAATCCAACAGTGGAATGAAGGGCGAATCCAGGTTGGACTCATTCATCCCGCTTCCGCAGGACATGGTTTGAATCTTCAATTTGGCGGATCAACACTCATCTGGTTCGGACTTACCTGGAGTTTAGAACTTTACCAACAAACGAACGCACGCTTATACCGTCAAGGTCAAACGGAGTCGGTTGCGATTCATCATCTCATTGGTAAAGGAACCCTTGATGAACGGGTGATGAAAGCCCTCAAGAAAAAAGATGTCAGTCAGACGGCGTTCATTGATGCCGTGAAAGCCGAACTACAATTATACGAGGAGGAGAAAACCCATGAAAATCAATAAATTCAATCAGAGCGGGTGTTATGATCCAACACCATACGAGGCCTTTCAAAACATCGACAAAGAGCCGGCGCCTTTGAAAGGACAGGTCTATATCATCTGTCAGGACGTGACCGAGCAGGAGATCTACGACATCCGAGCGGAGCGGTTCATCCGCTTTGCACTCGAGAAGAATAAGCTGCCGCTTCTGCCAAGGCTCAACTTTCGATCGTTTTCAGAATCCTTGGATGATCAAGATGAGCTGATGTTGAAGCGGATCCGCCGTTCGTTCATGGCCCAGGCCGATGAAGTGTGGGTGTTCGGGAAGTCGATCTCAGAGGAGATGATGCAGGACATTCGCATGGCCAGATCAAAAGGGAAACCGATCTATCACCTGACCACCACGTGTGAGTGGTTGAAAGGTGGTGTGAGCCATGGATGAACGAGCGAAGACGTGCTTTGCGTATAAGAGCGGCAAGTGTCGGATCCTAGACATCAACCGCTGCGAAGGTTCGGGTTGTGGCTTTTGCAAAACGGAAGAACAGGTGATGCAGGAGCGGGCGGAGAGCCTGGCGATCATTGAAGCGATGGAACCTATGCACCGCGATGCCATCGACGAGAAGTACTTCAAAGGGCAGATTGCGGCAGGCTTTTACAAGAAGGGGACGGCGTAGAGGAGGGACGAGATGGACACGAAAACCTTTTTATCACAGGCGATCTGGTTGGACCGGTTGATTCAGTCCAAGGTTGAACAGCAAGGACGGTTGAAAGAGCTGGCGCTCAAGGTGACGACCACCTACCAGGACAACCCGGTTCAGGGCGGCCTTCGAGAGAACAGCCGGATGGAAGCCTCCCTCGTTGATCTGATGGCACTGGGAGAAGAGATCAATGCCGACATCGACCGGTTGATTGAAGTGAAGCAGGAGATACGCCGGGCCGTGAAGACGGTAGACAACCTGAGCTATCAGCCGGTCCTGGAGATGCGTTACTTGGACGGGCGTAGTTGGGATGATGTGGCGGAGATCATGAGCTATGATAAGCGCACGGTCCATCGGATCCATGGCCGGGCTATCCGTGAGCTGGAAAATAAAGGTGTCACTAAATGTCATTGAATGTCACACTCGATCTAGGATATGATGTAGATGTGGAAGTATGGACGGTGTCTGTGCTTCCTTTTTCTATGTCCCGGATTGGAAAAATAAGGTGTCACTAAATGTCATTGAATGTCACACCCCATCTACGATATGATGTAGGTGTTGAGGTATGGAAAAGTCGAGAACACCATATGTTGTAGAATGAGCCGGTGTTAGATCGTTTCGATTCTCCGGCCACGCACCATTCTTGATGCAGGTCCTTCGCCAATTGGCTGAGGGCCTTTTTCTATGCCCAACGCCAATGAGAGGTGAGAAGCGAATGCCGAAGCGACCGAAGAGCCCTTGCAAGCATCCGAACTGTCCGAACGTCTCCGACGGTGCCTACTGCGAGACGCATGCGAAGGCGAACCCCGAGCGACCGAGCGCTGCGAGCCGTGGTTACGACAGCCGGTGGCGCAAGGCACGGAAGCATTACCTGAACCGCCACCCGCTCTGTGTCCGGTGTGAACAGGCTGGTCGGGTGGTGCCGGGGACCGTCGTTGACCACAAAATACCCCACCGGGGGCAAAGGTCCCTGTTCTGGGACGAGGACAACTGGCAGACCCTCTGTAAACCTTGTCACGACAGGAAAACACGGTTGGAGGATCAACGTCCGGTCTACTAGGTCAAAAGGCAGGGGGGTCAGGCGGGGTAGGGGGGTGTGAATCGCAAACCCTTGCGCCCCAAGGGACCGCCGGCCCCCTTCGCTCAAATTTTCGCGTAATTCGTTGGAGGGGGTTGAGTCAAAGTGCGTCATTTCAGCCCTGAGCCCTTGAGCCATCTTTGGTTCAGGGGTTTTCATTTTGCGAAAAGGTGCAAAGTTGCGGAAGAGAAAGTGGCCAGATCCTTGAAGCATAGAGGGATGACAAACAGGATAAGAAAACAAAGGGGCCATGAAACCCTTGATATAGAGGCATATTAGCCATGGAAATACTGTGAACGATCAATCTTGCGAGATACGTGTCCGCAGAAAGGAGTGAAGGCCAGTGACCGAGCAGGAAGAGCAGTTGATTTTTGAGATGCGGCAGAAAGGAACAGGCTATAAAGCGATTGCGACGGTGCTGGGAAAGTCCCGTGATGCCGTTCGGATGTATTGTCGAAGGAACGGTCTGACGGGAAATGCCGAAGTCGTCGCATTGAACATCGAAGAACAGAAGAAGCGTCATCTGCGCTGCCAGAACTGCAGCAAAAAGATTGAACAGAAAGAAAAAGGGCGCATGCGGAAGTTCTGTTCACATGCCTGCCGCCATGCCTGGTGGGACAAGCACCCGGAGGAAAGAGCCCGAAAAGCCACTTACACATTTACTTGCCCCAATTGTCAGACGGCCTTCACGACGTACGGCAATGCGAAGCGGAAGTACTGTTCACATGAATGTTATATCGAATCACGATTTGGAGGGAATACAGATGGACTTTCAAAAACTAGCGATTGAAGAACTGATCCCAGCAGGCTATAACCCGCGGAAACAACTGAAGCCTGGGGATCCGGAGTTTGAAAAAATTAAAACGAGCATTGAGACGTTTGGCTATGTGGATCCGGTGATTGTGAACGCGGACCATACCGTGATTGGCGGGCACCAGCGACTGACGGTGTTGAAAACCCTCGGCTATGACGAGATTGACTGTGTCGTCATCGACATTGATAAAACGAAAGAGAAAGCCCTGAACATTGCCCTGAATAAGATCAGTGGTGAATGGAATAAGGATCTCTTGGTTGAACTGATTGAGGATTTACAGTCGACGGACATTGATATTGGCATCACCGGTTTTGATCCGCCGGAGATCGATCAGCTCTTTAACGAAGTTCATGATAAAGACATCGATGAAGATGACTTTGATGTGGATGCGGCGTTGCAGGAAGAGACGATCACCCAGCCCGGTGACGTGTGGCAGCTTGGCAGGCATAAACTGATCTGCGGAGATAGCACGGAAGCAGGGACTTATGAAACGTTAATGGCTGGGGAGAAGGCGAACTTGATCGTCACGGACTTACCTTACAACGTGGACTACGAAGGTTCCGCGGGAAAAATCCAAAATGACAACATGGGCGATCAAGAATTTTACACGTTCCTGTTGAAAGCATATCAGAACATGTTTGGGCACTTGGAAGACGGCGCGGGTATCTATGTGTTCCACGCCGATCGCGAGACCGTGAACTTTAGAACAGCGATGAAAGATGCCGGATTTTTTATTCATCAGACGTGTATTTGGGTGAAGAACGCACCGGTCCTGAACCGCTGCGACTATTTATATACCCATGAACCGATTCTCTATGGTTGGAAGCCAACAGCCGGTCACAAGTTTTATGGAGATCGAAAACAACGAACCGTGTGGAATTTCGACAGGCCAACGAAAAGTGACCTGCATCCAACGATGAAGCCGGTAGCGTTATGCGCCTATCCGATCCAAAACAGCAGCCTTTCAAACTGCATTGTTTTGGATCCCTTCGGTGGAAGTGGCTCCACGATGATGGCCTGTGAACAAACGAATAGGATCGCGAGATTGATTGAGTTGGATCCGAAGTATGCGGATGTAATTGTGAAGCGATATATCGACTTCAAAGAAATAACAGATGATGTCACATTGATTCGGGGTGGGAAGGCTTATACGTATGAAGATCTTATTTTGGTAGATTAGATTTATAACGAACGCAATTTTGAAATTATCAAAAATAAGTTATGAAAAAAAAGGAATAATAGGGTTATTCATAGAATGTTTACATATGAACCAATATAAAATTGGTTTGTAATAACTTTGGAAGTGAGTGACTCTATGAAAGACTGGGCGAAAAAAACAATTAACAGTATATCAATCGTATTTAAAAAATGGAAAACAAACTGGGGTAATTTTATAGTAATTTTGATTCCACTATTTTTAGCTTTGTTAGATTTCTATGATATTGATTTGGGTTTATTTTGGTTAATTATTGTAGGGCTAATATTTATAATAGGTTGGTTTCAAAATATTAATAAAGTTCAAGATATTGAAGAATATGAGAAGATAATCAAAGATTATGGTGAACAAAAAGAAAGGTTAGAGTTTCAATTGGAGCATTTGAATAGTTCTATTGAATCTTATCCTGAGAGAATAATTAAATTTATTGCTAAAGAACTCAATCATGATTTTAGTGATAGACTTACCATTTATAGATTTGATAAAAAAACTGAGGAGTTTATACCCTTAGGTAGATATTCAAAAAATAATGAGATAAAAAAAATCGGAAGATCTAAGTATCCAAAAAATAAAGGCTATATCCATAAGGCTTGGACACAAGGAGAATTTTTCATTGAAAGTTTACCAGATTTCGAAACGGATCCTAAAGCATATGTAGATTTTATGCATAGGGACTCCAATCTTGAGAAAAAAGTAATAAGAGAATTAACGATGAAAAGTCGAAGCTATTATTTTAAAACGTTAAGCAATAAAGATGATGAATCAATAGCAATTATTGTATTTGAATCGTTAGATGCCGGTTTTAAATGTAGCAAAAATGATATGGAAAATCTAATATATGCTAGTTTAGGAGAATTACTAGTAGAAAGTATTGATAGAAATTTAATTAAAGAAAGGAGAGGGGCTTGATGTATAACACAATAAGTGATGTATTATTGTATTTTATTAATAAGTATCCCTATCCTGATGAGCTTTCTAAAACAAGAATCACTAAAATGGTTTATTTAGCGGATTTATACAAAACACAGGTAATAGGAGAACAATTAACTGAAATTAAATGGTATTTTGATCATTACGGCCCTTATGTAAGTGATGTTTATGATGCAGCAAAAAAAGATAATAGAATTTCTTTTGAGAACACTTTCTCTGCTTTCGGGCATCCTAAAACAGTAATTAGAAAAAATAATACTCAAGAAGATCTCGAATATTTATATTTAGAGGAAGAAGATAAAAAAATCCTTGACCAAGTTATAGAAGAAACCAAATATTTAAATTGGACTGACTTTATTGATTTTGTATATAATACAAAACCCATTATTACCAATGATAAATACAATTATTTAGATTTGAAAAGTGAAAACTAAAGACACTATAAAAATGATTTTGAACATGAAAATTTTCACCATGTGAATTATTGCTTTACTCAGTTGCTATCCATCGAGGTGTATGGCACGATACGTCATACCTTGAGAAGCACGTTTCAAGGAATACCGGTAAATGAGGGATGCAGGATGGATGCATGGTTTGGACGGAAAGTGCTGGATAAACAGGAACTGTTGGAACTGACGGAAGAGGCGAGGCGAACCAACTACCCGACGCAATCCTATGTTGTTGAAAGGGAAGAGGAACTGGACGAGGCAGCCTTCGCCGCTTTCGAAGGGGACTTCTTGGCTGACCAGTCCTGGGTGTCACCGTACGATGGTGGCGAGGATCAACATGGACGGATCCGCTGCATGCGCGTAAGCTGCAAGACAAGACCCGAGCGGTACTTGGTGAACAGTGAAGGTTATGATTATCCCCGTTATATTGCCATTGAGATTGATACAGAGTGAGCCCATTCTCGGCTTGCTCTTTTTTCGTTCTGTGCCGAGAAATGTGTTGCTATTACCTGTCTTCTGAGTGATAGATAGACTACCAAAAGCACAGGAGGCGATTGAAATGGAACGAAAAGCCATGGTTAAGAAGCTGGGAGACACTTTGGGAATCAAGCCGCGCTACTTAAACGTCCCGACATTTGCTTACGAGATTGAGACAACGAAAGACACGTACACCATTGACCGGCAAGGGATCATCACGAACCAGGAAGGGGAGACGCTCACAATGGATGAGGTAATAGCGGCAGAACAGGAAGCACCGGCGGTTGAGTTGGAGGCGAATGGCGAACTGAACTACATTGAAGTGACCTTCCCTTTGGATGCCCATACTCCGCAAACCTTGAAAAACTGGATTGCGACGATTGCCAGTAAAGGCCACCTGATTGCCATGGCCTTCAAGCATGAAGCGGTGCCCCTGAACGAGGGAGCACTGGACGCATTTCAACAGGAAGATCTTGAGAGCATCCCGCAACTTACCGAGTGGACCCGAGCCTTTGGCGAAGAAATGTACCCGAGGATCGCCATTGACCAAGACAAGGACACCCTCACCGTTCGGGTGGACACGCCGATCGAGGATCCGGCCTACGCGAATGCCTGGGTTCACCTAGCTGACGTCATTAACCGGACGGTCCTTGCCCAAAAGCGTGTGCGGGTGAAGCGGGCGCAAGAAGATAACCCGAAATACAGCCTGCGCACCTGGCTCATTCGTATGGGCATGAACGGACCTGATTACAAGGATGTACGAAAGGCACTCCTTGCCAACGTTGAAGGGAATGCAGCTTTCCGAAAGGGCGGTGAGTGAGATGGAACGAGAAACCTTTGAACAGATGCTTTACGGCCTATACGTAACGCTGCTTGAGAAAGAAGGGGTCTTCGGGGAACCGGAAGCGAAGCCTTTCATTGTATCGCTCCTTGATACTATTGA
This genomic window from [Bacillus] selenitireducens MLS10 contains:
- a CDS encoding phage antirepressor, with product MNELKLFHFEGHAVRTLQKAGETWWVAKDVCEVFGETNRNRAMRNLDADEKGYTQMTTPRGPQEVAIVNEPGLYSLLFTMRPKKARGLTAEEVTDRENRLKAFKRWVTHDVLPMIRQHGLYATEELLQNPDFLIKTLEALKETRAYNQRLEEENRIQIQQIAELQPKASYYDVVLTCKDAVAISTIAKDYGKSGKWLNRYLHERGVQFRQGSTWLLYQRYASLGYTTTRTHAFKGTGGEPRAKIHTYWTQKGRLFIYGLLKEDGILPLIEQTHDEDEAMSL
- a CDS encoding virulence-associated E family protein, translating into MRTLAIAYGNSRQTKKWVNKTITFEELKERLKKPIRTTESVEEYAKMSKAQKDDAKDHGGFVAGVLTGGRRKVDTVERRSMIALDGDRIDSNFLDTYEEKAPYSSVLYATHSSTDEQPRVRILFPLTRDVTPEEFVAVSRYLAQMLGIDQFDECSYLVNQLMYWPSMPADGTFLYKEVDKAWLDPDQLLAAHPEWTDPTQLPTSSRESKANAVTYQKVLDPLEKEGVVGLFNRVYFPVTKALDAFLSDVYEPTDDDSRYHFIESSSMAGVEIKEDGKFVYSHHAKDPAYLRLCNAFDIVRMHRFGDDNEKKSFQDMCDFAMKIDEVKVFAAHEKRLEAEADFSDEDDDWETRLIYKPRTNALENSVYNLNLILNHDPNFVHFAFNELANRIQVTGPLPWERPEGNVFWREADTAQLKSVLDIRYLSFSSRNHDVAFTKVADDRRFHPIRDYLNDLPEWDGVKRVEDLFITYLQADDTDYVRAVTRKTFAAAVARIYKPGTKFDSVPVLDGDQGIGKSTIVKDLVTPDFYSEALSLTDMDDKSGAEKLQGFWVVEIGELAGMKKADIEKVKAFLSTSDDKYRPSYGRVVESHPRQCIIIATVNGERGYLRDITGNRRFWIIKLHQKKQKKSWHFTEEFRQQFWAEAKAIWEAGEKLYLEGDVLEAAEQAQKGALEADERVGMVEEYLNVPLPADWANMDLFARRHYLSGSEFGEATRHGKIQRTSVSNAEIWCECFQRNLSELKTTDSYQIAALMAQISGWERTSTIKRLPIYGRQRLYDYQEP
- a CDS encoding VRR-NUC domain-containing protein, with the protein product MTEKDIEKQLVVSTRTAGGMAPKLVSPGFDGIPDRLILMPGGRIGFVEVKAPGKRLRPLQEKRKRQLEALGFSAFVLDGVEQIPEILTAIQGGGER
- a CDS encoding SNF2-related protein: MKFTAHDYQQYAIDFICQQRIASLILDMGLGKTVITLTALFDLLLDSFHVRKVLVVAPLRVGRDVWPEELDKWDHLEPLRYEVAIGNPEERLAALHRSAPITIINRENITWLIEKSGYPFDFDMVVIDELSSFKSHQSKRFKSMMKVRSKVTRIVGLTGTPSSNGLMDLWAEYRLLDKGERLGRFISHYRDAFFEPDKRNQQVIFTYKLKPGAEEQIYERIQDITISMKGSDHLSLPPLIVNERHVQLSEKEMARIEAIKRDLIITVEGEDITASNAAALSGKLLQMANGAVYDDQGQPIAIHERKLDALEDMVEAANGKPVLIAYWFKHDLDRIQAWIEATVLSNAASIQQWNEGRIQVGLIHPASAGHGLNLQFGGSTLIWFGLTWSLELYQQTNARLYRQGQTESVAIHHLIGKGTLDERVMKALKKKDVSQTAFIDAVKAELQLYEEEKTHENQ
- a CDS encoding DUF7768 domain-containing protein, producing the protein MKINKFNQSGCYDPTPYEAFQNIDKEPAPLKGQVYIICQDVTEQEIYDIRAERFIRFALEKNKLPLLPRLNFRSFSESLDDQDELMLKRIRRSFMAQADEVWVFGKSISEEMMQDIRMARSKGKPIYHLTTTCEWLKGGVSHG
- a CDS encoding DUF1492 domain-containing protein, which produces MDTKTFLSQAIWLDRLIQSKVEQQGRLKELALKVTTTYQDNPVQGGLRENSRMEASLVDLMALGEEINADIDRLIEVKQEIRRAVKTVDNLSYQPVLEMRYLDGRSWDDVAEIMSYDKRTVHRIHGRAIRELENKGVTKCH
- a CDS encoding HNH endonuclease yields the protein MPKRPKSPCKHPNCPNVSDGAYCETHAKANPERPSAASRGYDSRWRKARKHYLNRHPLCVRCEQAGRVVPGTVVDHKIPHRGQRSLFWDEDNWQTLCKPCHDRKTRLEDQRPVY
- a CDS encoding site-specific DNA-methyltransferase, whose translation is MDFQKLAIEELIPAGYNPRKQLKPGDPEFEKIKTSIETFGYVDPVIVNADHTVIGGHQRLTVLKTLGYDEIDCVVIDIDKTKEKALNIALNKISGEWNKDLLVELIEDLQSTDIDIGITGFDPPEIDQLFNEVHDKDIDEDDFDVDAALQEETITQPGDVWQLGRHKLICGDSTEAGTYETLMAGEKANLIVTDLPYNVDYEGSAGKIQNDNMGDQEFYTFLLKAYQNMFGHLEDGAGIYVFHADRETVNFRTAMKDAGFFIHQTCIWVKNAPVLNRCDYLYTHEPILYGWKPTAGHKFYGDRKQRTVWNFDRPTKSDLHPTMKPVALCAYPIQNSSLSNCIVLDPFGGSGSTMMACEQTNRIARLIELDPKYADVIVKRYIDFKEITDDVTLIRGGKAYTYEDLILVD
- a CDS encoding Panacea domain-containing protein; the encoded protein is MYNTISDVLLYFINKYPYPDELSKTRITKMVYLADLYKTQVIGEQLTEIKWYFDHYGPYVSDVYDAAKKDNRISFENTFSAFGHPKTVIRKNNTQEDLEYLYLEEEDKKILDQVIEETKYLNWTDFIDFVYNTKPIITNDKYNYLDLKSEN